In Schlegelella aquatica, one DNA window encodes the following:
- the cphA gene encoding cyanophycin synthetase encodes MEVSRLRALRGPNLWSRHTAIEAVVSCTEAERRLESMPGFEGRLRALFPEIGPLRPLGGDGPISMAHALMQAALGLQAQAGCPVTFSRCTPTVEPGVYQVVVEYSEEVVGRLAFELAEALVRAAAEDRSFDLAGALARLRELDEDVRLGPSTGSIVQAAVARGIPYQRLTEGSLVQFGWGSKQRRIQAAEMDRTSAIAESIAQDKELTKKLLHAAGVPVPLGRPVSSVEDAIAAAEEIGWPVVVKPRDGNQGKGVTVNIQTVDHLTIAYRAAVAISEEVMVERFIPGYDFRLLVVGDKLVAAARRDPPHVIGDGVHTVRQLVDQVNQDPRRGDGHATSLTKIRIDDIALARLELQGFTPESVPPKGLRVVLRNNANLSTGGTATDVTDDVHPEVAARAVAAARMVGLEICGVDVVCETVLQPLEEQGGGIVEVNAAPGLRMHLSPSYGKGRAVGEAVIANMFDEGEDGRIPVVAVTGTNGKTTTVRLIAHILSRQGLRVGMTNTDGVYIGSRRIDTGDCSGPRSARKVLMHPDVDAAVFETARGGILREGLAFDRCKVAVVTNIGEGDHLGLNYITTVEDLAVVKRVIVQNVAPDGVAVLNAADPVVARMADNCPGSVTFFAMDRYHPLMAAHRAQNKRVVFVQDGQIVAAEGPVVHRIPLAEIPITRGGTIGFQVENVMAATAAAWALGIDWEVVRMGLLTFENDADNAPGRFNVFTYRGATLIADYGHNPDAMAALVGAVEAMPGERRIVVISGAGDRRDEDLRAQTRILGKAFDEAILYQDQCQRGRADGEVLALLREGLEGAPRTRRVDQIRGEFLAIDTALERLRPGDLCLVLIDQVEEALAHIARRIAEG; translated from the coding sequence ATGGAAGTATCACGACTGCGGGCCCTGCGCGGTCCGAACCTGTGGAGCCGGCACACCGCCATCGAGGCGGTCGTCTCCTGCACCGAGGCCGAGCGCCGGCTCGAGTCGATGCCCGGCTTCGAAGGGCGCCTGCGGGCCCTGTTCCCCGAGATCGGGCCGCTGCGCCCGCTCGGCGGTGACGGCCCCATCAGCATGGCGCATGCGCTGATGCAGGCGGCGCTGGGCTTGCAGGCGCAAGCCGGTTGTCCGGTCACCTTCAGCCGCTGCACCCCCACGGTGGAACCGGGCGTCTACCAGGTGGTGGTGGAGTACAGCGAGGAGGTCGTCGGGCGCCTGGCGTTCGAGCTGGCCGAGGCGCTGGTGCGCGCCGCGGCCGAGGACCGCAGCTTCGATCTGGCCGGCGCGCTCGCCCGGTTGCGTGAGCTCGACGAGGACGTGCGGCTGGGGCCGAGCACCGGCTCCATCGTGCAGGCTGCGGTGGCGCGCGGCATTCCGTATCAGCGCCTGACCGAAGGCAGCCTGGTGCAGTTCGGCTGGGGCAGCAAGCAGCGGCGCATCCAGGCCGCCGAGATGGACCGCACCAGTGCGATCGCCGAGTCGATCGCGCAGGACAAGGAGCTGACCAAGAAGCTGCTGCACGCCGCGGGTGTGCCCGTGCCGCTCGGCCGGCCGGTCAGCAGCGTGGAAGACGCCATCGCCGCGGCCGAGGAGATCGGCTGGCCGGTGGTCGTCAAACCGCGCGACGGCAACCAGGGCAAGGGCGTGACCGTCAACATCCAGACGGTCGATCACCTGACGATCGCCTACCGCGCGGCGGTGGCGATCAGCGAGGAGGTGATGGTCGAGCGCTTCATCCCGGGCTACGACTTCCGTCTGCTGGTCGTGGGCGACAAGCTCGTGGCCGCGGCTCGCCGCGACCCGCCTCATGTGATCGGCGATGGGGTGCACACCGTGCGCCAGCTGGTGGATCAGGTGAACCAGGACCCGAGGCGCGGCGACGGTCACGCCACGTCGCTCACCAAGATCCGCATCGACGACATCGCGTTGGCGCGCCTGGAGCTGCAGGGGTTCACGCCGGAGTCGGTGCCGCCCAAGGGTTTGCGCGTCGTGCTGCGCAACAACGCCAACCTGAGCACCGGCGGTACCGCCACCGACGTGACGGACGACGTGCACCCCGAAGTGGCTGCCCGCGCCGTGGCGGCTGCGCGGATGGTGGGTCTGGAGATCTGCGGCGTGGACGTCGTCTGCGAGACGGTGTTGCAGCCGCTCGAAGAGCAGGGCGGCGGCATCGTCGAGGTGAACGCGGCGCCCGGGCTGCGCATGCACTTGAGCCCCTCGTACGGCAAGGGCCGCGCGGTGGGTGAGGCGGTGATCGCCAACATGTTCGACGAGGGCGAGGACGGCCGCATCCCCGTGGTGGCCGTGACGGGCACCAACGGCAAGACGACGACGGTGCGGCTCATCGCGCACATCCTCTCGCGCCAGGGCTTGCGGGTCGGCATGACCAACACCGACGGCGTCTACATCGGCTCGCGTCGCATCGACACCGGCGATTGCAGCGGCCCGCGCAGCGCCCGCAAGGTGCTCATGCACCCCGACGTGGATGCAGCCGTCTTCGAGACGGCCCGCGGCGGCATCCTGCGCGAGGGGCTCGCCTTCGACCGCTGCAAGGTGGCCGTGGTCACCAACATCGGCGAGGGCGATCACCTCGGCCTCAACTACATCACCACGGTCGAGGACCTCGCCGTGGTCAAGCGCGTCATCGTGCAGAACGTGGCGCCCGACGGCGTGGCGGTGCTCAACGCGGCCGACCCGGTCGTGGCCCGCATGGCAGACAACTGCCCCGGCTCGGTCACGTTCTTCGCGATGGACCGCTATCACCCGCTGATGGCAGCGCACCGTGCGCAGAACAAGCGCGTCGTGTTCGTGCAAGACGGCCAGATCGTCGCGGCCGAGGGGCCGGTGGTGCATCGCATCCCGCTGGCCGAGATCCCGATCACCCGCGGCGGCACGATCGGCTTCCAGGTCGAGAACGTGATGGCGGCCACGGCCGCCGCGTGGGCGCTCGGCATCGACTGGGAGGTGGTGCGCATGGGTTTGCTCACCTTCGAGAACGATGCCGACAACGCGCCCGGTCGCTTCAACGTCTTCACTTATCGCGGCGCGACGCTGATCGCAGACTACGGGCACAACCCCGACGCGATGGCAGCCCTGGTGGGGGCCGTGGAGGCGATGCCCGGCGAGCGGCGCATCGTCGTCATCAGCGGTGCCGGGGACCGGCGCGACGAGGACCTTCGCGCGCAGACGCGCATCCTCGGCAAAGCGTTCGACGAAGCGATCCTCTATCAAGACCAATGCCAGCGCGGCCGCGCCGACGGCGAGGTGCTCGCGTTGCTGCGCGAAGGCTTGGAAGGGGCTCCCCGCACGCGGCGTGTCGACCAGATCCGGGGCGAGTTCCTCGCCATCGACACGGCGCTCGAGCGCCTGCGCCCGGGCGACTTGTGTCTGGTGCTGATCGATCAGGTCGAGGAGGCGCTCGCGCACATCGCGCGTCGGATCGCAGAAGGCTGA
- the cphA gene encoding cyanophycin synthetase, whose product MSHKDIRILRVLYLDGPNIWTYRPVLEAWVDIGELEESPSNMIPGLYERLSSWLPGLVEHRCGVGERGGFLQRLREGTWPAHIMEHVAIELQNMAGMQTGFGKARSTSKRGVYKLVFRTRQEQVGRAALQASRDLVMAAIEDRPFDVAGTVQRLREMVDRLCLGPSTACIVEAATDRRIPHIRLTEGNLVQLGYGARQRRIWTAETDRTSAIAESISSDKDLTKRLLETCGVPVPEGRVVSSPSDAWDAAEEIGVPVVVKPSDANHGRGVSIELTTKEQVEAAYEVALAEGSEVIVERFVPGYEHRLLVVGGRVVAASRGDAASVVGDGRSTVAELVAKQINSDPRRGEDEIFPLDIVRVDDPHVRLELERQGYTKESVPPAGQTVRVLRNGNLAIDVTDQVHPDVAEMASLAARVVGLDIAGVDLVAEDVSRPLAEQRGAIVEVNAGPGLLMHLKPAEGQPRPVGREIVNHLFPAEEDGRIPVVGVTGTRGTALVSRLAAWLIHLGGRHTGVACGDGLYLNRRRVDAKPCATWEAAQRLLMNRAVEAAVIENGARAILTEGLAYDRCQVGVVTDVSGAGVVPDCYVETGEQLYDVLRTQVDVVLPEGTAVLNAEDERVVRMASLCDGDVLFYGREAAHPVIESHVAAGGRAVFVRGPRVVLARGREETPLIELRCLPQAPAVPAPEMLAALLAAVGAAWALGLAPDLIRAGIKTFQPEVPRCPEPAAAPAPLALAA is encoded by the coding sequence ATGAGCCACAAAGACATCCGCATCTTGCGCGTTCTGTACCTCGACGGCCCCAACATCTGGACGTACCGGCCCGTGCTGGAAGCCTGGGTGGACATCGGCGAGCTGGAGGAGTCCCCGTCCAACATGATTCCCGGCCTGTACGAGCGCCTGAGCAGCTGGCTGCCGGGGCTCGTCGAGCACCGCTGCGGTGTGGGCGAGCGCGGTGGCTTCCTCCAGCGCTTGCGCGAGGGCACCTGGCCCGCGCACATCATGGAGCACGTGGCCATCGAGTTGCAGAACATGGCCGGCATGCAAACGGGCTTCGGCAAGGCCCGCTCCACCTCCAAGCGGGGCGTGTACAAGCTCGTCTTCCGCACGCGGCAGGAGCAGGTCGGCCGCGCCGCGCTGCAAGCCTCGCGCGATCTCGTGATGGCGGCGATCGAGGACCGGCCGTTCGACGTGGCCGGCACCGTGCAGCGGCTGCGCGAGATGGTGGACCGACTGTGCCTGGGCCCCAGCACGGCGTGCATCGTGGAGGCGGCCACCGACCGCCGCATTCCGCACATCCGGCTCACGGAGGGCAACCTGGTGCAACTGGGGTACGGCGCGCGTCAGCGCCGCATCTGGACGGCCGAGACCGACCGCACCAGCGCGATCGCCGAGAGCATCTCCAGCGACAAGGACCTCACCAAGCGTCTGCTCGAGACCTGCGGCGTGCCCGTCCCCGAGGGGCGCGTGGTGTCGAGTCCGTCCGACGCATGGGACGCGGCCGAGGAGATCGGCGTGCCGGTGGTGGTCAAGCCCTCCGATGCCAACCACGGGCGCGGCGTGTCGATCGAACTGACGACGAAAGAGCAGGTCGAGGCCGCCTACGAGGTGGCGCTCGCCGAGGGCAGCGAGGTGATCGTCGAACGCTTCGTGCCCGGTTACGAGCATCGCCTGCTCGTCGTCGGCGGGCGGGTCGTGGCCGCCTCGCGCGGCGACGCGGCCTCGGTGGTGGGGGACGGCCGCTCCACGGTGGCCGAGCTCGTCGCCAAGCAGATCAACAGCGACCCGCGGCGCGGCGAGGACGAGATCTTCCCGCTGGACATCGTGCGCGTCGACGACCCGCACGTGAGGCTCGAGCTGGAGCGGCAGGGCTACACGAAGGAGTCGGTGCCGCCGGCCGGTCAGACGGTGCGCGTGCTGCGCAACGGCAACCTGGCGATCGACGTGACCGACCAGGTGCACCCCGACGTGGCCGAGATGGCCTCCCTGGCCGCGCGCGTGGTCGGGCTGGACATCGCCGGTGTGGACTTGGTGGCCGAGGACGTCTCGCGCCCGCTCGCCGAGCAGCGCGGCGCCATCGTCGAGGTCAACGCCGGGCCGGGTCTGCTCATGCACCTGAAGCCGGCCGAGGGCCAGCCGCGCCCGGTGGGCCGGGAGATCGTCAACCATCTCTTCCCGGCCGAGGAAGATGGCCGTATCCCCGTCGTGGGCGTGACCGGCACGCGCGGCACGGCGCTGGTCTCGCGCCTTGCGGCCTGGCTGATCCACCTGGGCGGCCGGCACACCGGCGTGGCCTGCGGCGACGGGCTGTACCTCAACCGCCGGCGGGTGGATGCCAAGCCCTGCGCGACCTGGGAAGCCGCTCAACGCCTGCTGATGAACCGCGCGGTGGAAGCAGCCGTCATCGAGAACGGGGCGCGCGCCATCCTCACCGAGGGTCTCGCGTACGACCGCTGCCAGGTGGGCGTGGTGACGGACGTCAGTGGCGCGGGCGTCGTGCCCGATTGCTACGTCGAGACGGGCGAGCAACTCTACGACGTGCTGCGCACGCAGGTGGACGTGGTGCTACCCGAGGGCACGGCCGTGCTGAACGCGGAGGACGAGCGGGTGGTGCGCATGGCCTCGCTGTGCGATGGCGACGTGCTCTTCTACGGGCGCGAAGCCGCGCACCCGGTGATCGAGTCGCACGTGGCGGCGGGCGGCCGGGCGGTGTTCGTGCGCGGGCCGCGCGTGGTGCTGGCCCGTGGGCGCGAGGAAACGCCCCTGATCGAGTTGCGTTGCCTGCCGCAAGCGCCCGCGGTCCCGGCGCCCGAGATGCTCGCCGCCCTGTTGGCCGCCGTCGGCGCAGCCTGGGCGCTGGGCCTCGCGCCGGACCTCATCCGTGCCGGCATCAAGACGTTCCAACCGGAGGTGCCTCGCTGTCCCGAGCCCGCCGCGGCCCCTGCGCCGCTGGCGCTGGCGGCGTGA
- a CDS encoding ABC transporter transmembrane domain-containing protein — MTNRPPMTKIEPDPATGAWRKELGHRLVEGENVLAALPVDLDASLRFGQGWLVVTNRRLLGRMPGAEPWSEWTLTSGLSLQLAEQSGVGTVELGNGERLLARWHYTLAHQREAQRLVQRFGQQVESLAHGTPLPAPERACERCDLPLEPDEEECPRCTPEPESTSPSTWTLLRLWRFARPYRWQLLAGFLLTLGSTGATLVPPYLTMPLMDEVLIPYQNGKPIEPEVVALYLAGLLGAALVAWLLGWARTYILALVSERIGADLRTTTYEHLLKLSLEYFGGKRTGDLMARIGSETDRINIFLSLHLLDFATDVLMIAMTALILFSINPWLALVTLLPLPFIAWLIHIVRERLRTGFEKVDRVWSEVTNVLADTIPGIRVVKAFAQEKREAQRFRDANRHNLAVNDRLNRTWSLFSPTVSLLTEVGLLVVWGFGIWLIAKDQITVGVLTAFLAYIGRFYTRLDSMSRIVSVTQKAAAGAKRIFDILDHVSSVPEPAQPVPMPEVKGRIDVRNVRFRYGHREVLKGVSLSIAPGEMIGLVGHSGSGKSTLVNLICRFYDVTEGSIRVDGTDIRSVAVADFRRHIGLVLQEPFLFFGTIAENIAYGKPDATREEIIAAARAAHAHEFIMRLPHGYDSLVGERGQGLSGGERQRISIARALLIDPRILILDEATSSVDTETEKEIQKALDNLVQGRTTIAIAHRLSTLRRADRLVVMDRGEIVEVGPHDELMARKGAYWRLYEAQARNVDHESPLPEPGSWEKDGAARAA; from the coding sequence ATGACAAACCGACCCCCAATGACGAAGATTGAACCGGACCCGGCCACTGGCGCCTGGCGCAAGGAACTCGGGCACCGGCTGGTTGAAGGTGAAAACGTCCTGGCGGCGCTCCCGGTTGACTTGGACGCGTCCTTGCGCTTCGGCCAGGGGTGGCTGGTTGTGACAAACCGTCGCCTGCTGGGCCGGATGCCGGGGGCCGAACCGTGGTCGGAGTGGACGCTCACCTCCGGCTTGAGCTTGCAGCTGGCTGAACAATCCGGCGTCGGCACGGTCGAGCTGGGCAACGGCGAGCGGTTGCTCGCCCGGTGGCACTACACCCTGGCGCACCAGCGCGAGGCCCAGCGCCTCGTCCAGCGTTTCGGTCAACAGGTGGAGAGCCTGGCCCACGGCACGCCCCTGCCGGCCCCGGAGCGGGCCTGCGAACGCTGCGACCTGCCGCTGGAGCCCGACGAGGAGGAATGCCCTCGCTGCACCCCGGAGCCCGAGTCCACCTCCCCCTCGACCTGGACGCTGCTGCGTCTGTGGCGCTTTGCCCGGCCCTACCGCTGGCAGCTGCTGGCCGGCTTCCTGCTGACGCTGGGCTCCACCGGAGCGACGCTGGTCCCCCCCTACCTCACGATGCCGTTGATGGACGAGGTGCTGATCCCCTACCAGAACGGCAAACCCATCGAGCCCGAAGTGGTGGCGCTCTACCTGGCCGGCCTGCTCGGCGCGGCACTCGTGGCCTGGCTGCTCGGCTGGGCGCGCACCTACATCCTCGCGCTCGTGTCCGAGCGCATCGGCGCGGACCTGCGGACCACCACCTACGAGCACCTGCTCAAGCTCTCGCTGGAGTACTTCGGCGGCAAGCGCACCGGCGATCTGATGGCGCGCATCGGCTCCGAGACCGACCGCATCAACATCTTCCTGTCGTTGCACCTGCTGGACTTCGCCACCGACGTGCTGATGATCGCGATGACCGCGCTCATCCTGTTCTCCATCAACCCGTGGCTCGCGCTGGTGACGCTGCTGCCGCTGCCGTTCATCGCCTGGCTGATCCACATCGTGCGCGAGCGGCTGCGCACCGGTTTCGAGAAGGTCGACCGCGTCTGGTCGGAGGTCACCAACGTGTTGGCCGACACCATCCCCGGCATCCGCGTCGTCAAGGCCTTCGCCCAGGAAAAGCGCGAGGCCCAGCGCTTCCGCGACGCCAACCGCCACAACCTCGCGGTCAACGACAGGCTCAACCGCACGTGGTCGCTCTTCTCGCCCACCGTCTCGCTGCTGACGGAGGTGGGCCTGCTGGTCGTCTGGGGTTTCGGCATCTGGCTGATCGCCAAGGACCAGATCACCGTGGGCGTGCTCACGGCCTTCCTCGCCTACATCGGCCGCTTCTACACCCGGCTCGACTCCATGAGCCGCATCGTCTCGGTCACGCAGAAGGCGGCGGCGGGCGCCAAGCGCATCTTCGACATCCTCGATCACGTCTCCAGCGTGCCGGAGCCCGCCCAGCCGGTGCCCATGCCTGAAGTCAAGGGCCGCATCGACGTGCGCAACGTGCGGTTCCGCTACGGCCACCGGGAGGTGCTCAAGGGGGTGAGCCTGTCGATTGCGCCGGGCGAGATGATCGGCCTGGTCGGCCACAGCGGCTCGGGCAAGAGCACGCTGGTCAACCTGATCTGCCGCTTCTACGACGTCACCGAGGGCTCGATCCGGGTGGATGGGACCGACATCCGCTCGGTGGCGGTGGCCGACTTCCGCCGTCACATCGGCCTCGTGCTGCAAGAGCCCTTCCTCTTCTTCGGCACCATCGCCGAGAACATCGCCTACGGCAAGCCCGACGCCACGCGCGAGGAGATCATCGCCGCCGCGCGCGCCGCGCACGCCCACGAGTTCATCATGCGCCTGCCGCACGGCTACGACTCGCTCGTCGGCGAGCGCGGCCAGGGTCTGTCGGGCGGCGAGCGTCAGCGCATCTCCATCGCGCGCGCGCTGCTGATCGACCCGCGCATCCTCATCCTCGACGAGGCGACCTCGTCGGTCGATACCGAGACGGAGAAGGAGATCCAGAAGGCGCTCGACAACCTGGTGCAGGGTCGCACCACCATCGCGATCGCGCACCGCCTCAGCACGCTGCGGCGCGCCGACCGCCTCGTCGTCATGGACCGCGGCGAGATCGTCGAGGTGGGCCCGCACGACGAACTGATGGCACGCAAGGGCGCGTACTGGCGCTTGTACGAGGCCCAGGCCCGCAACGTGGACCACGAGTCCCCCCTGCCCGAACCGGGCTCCTGGGAGAAGGACGGCGCCGCCCGCGCCGCCTGA
- a CDS encoding DUF1854 domain-containing protein — MPATPTMPCDLDLHRNPRGRLVLTAPDGHVHEGVTPVRAFPLSAPDEGVSLVGPDGHELAWIDRLSALPEPLRQLLEQELAVRDFAPRIRRLVHVSSFATPSTWEVETDRGPARLLLKAEEDIRRLPGGGLLVTDGHGLHFRIDDLGALDKASRRMLDRFLA; from the coding sequence ATGCCCGCAACCCCTACCATGCCTTGCGACCTCGACCTGCACCGCAACCCGCGCGGCCGTCTCGTGCTCACCGCCCCTGACGGGCACGTGCACGAAGGGGTGACGCCGGTGCGTGCCTTCCCGCTTTCGGCGCCCGACGAGGGCGTCTCCCTCGTCGGCCCCGACGGCCACGAACTCGCCTGGATCGACCGCCTGTCCGCCCTGCCGGAGCCCCTGCGGCAGCTGCTCGAGCAAGAGCTCGCCGTGCGCGACTTCGCGCCGCGCATCCGCCGGCTCGTCCACGTCTCCAGCTTCGCCACGCCCAGCACCTGGGAGGTCGAGACCGACCGGGGCCCCGCCCGGCTGCTGCTCAAGGCCGAGGAGGACATCCGTCGCCTGCCGGGCGGCGGCCTGCTCGTCACCGACGGCCACGGATTGCACTTCCGCATCGACGACCTGGGCGCCCTGGACAAAGCCAGCCGACGCATGCTCGACCGCTTCCTGGCCTGA
- a CDS encoding YbaN family protein: MIRRTQQLLWRLLALAALALGFIGIFLPVMPTVPFVLLAAWAAGRGWPQLEVWLLNHPRYGTPIREWREYGAVSRRAKWLACTMMAGSAAMLWFAQVPTWLRGTLYALLLIVAVWLCTRPERKVLGADADPSPPGTSAR, translated from the coding sequence GTGATCCGTCGCACGCAACAACTCCTCTGGCGCCTGTTGGCCCTGGCCGCCCTGGCCCTCGGATTCATCGGCATCTTCCTGCCGGTGATGCCGACCGTCCCGTTCGTGCTGCTCGCCGCGTGGGCGGCCGGGCGCGGCTGGCCTCAACTGGAGGTGTGGCTGCTCAACCACCCGCGTTACGGCACGCCGATCCGTGAGTGGCGCGAGTACGGCGCGGTCTCGCGCCGCGCCAAGTGGTTGGCCTGCACGATGATGGCCGGCAGCGCCGCGATGCTGTGGTTCGCCCAGGTGCCCACTTGGTTGCGCGGCACCCTCTACGCGCTGCTGCTCATCGTCGCGGTGTGGCTGTGCACGCGCCCGGAGCGCAAGGTCCTCGGTGCCGACGCCGATCCTTCCCCGCCGGGGACGTCGGCACGCTGA
- a CDS encoding PhnD/SsuA/transferrin family substrate-binding protein: MRFARRWAGWCLATWLTWWFAAGVAGASTLTVDAPPLRLAVYAYRSKAVMEERFRPLADYLASRLGTRVELHVLTLDELEDAAAHRRMDMLMTNPVHYVQLRARNHLTGALATLVSIEDGVPTESLGGVIIVPARQGAPRTLKDLKGRRIGIPGTRFLGGYAAQAYELEQVGIRVPRDVQLVDLGSHDAVVHAVTSGRVEAGFIRTGILEHMRAESPALEGAVEAIHVQRLAEYPYLVSTRLYPEWPFVVLPHLPREQVARIASALYSLSPDHPAARAALIAGFNPPADYLSVEQVMRRLRFPPFDRVGELKWQDVWDRYRAAILVGSGLTVVLAGLVALLLVKQRQLLTERARLAELKNEYKRAATHDALTGLPNRLLLHDRLAHAIARAKRYQTLVAVAFVDLDGFKPVNDRLGHDAGDALLVALARRMQDALRATDTLARLGGDEFVAVLADLPDREMAFKLVDRLNELLSQPFPLAGEEVRLSASIGVALYPADGVDEADQLVRLADQAMYRAKRDGKNRVAAAFPMAA; this comes from the coding sequence ATGAGGTTCGCACGCCGATGGGCGGGGTGGTGTCTCGCAACCTGGCTCACGTGGTGGTTCGCGGCCGGCGTGGCGGGCGCGAGCACGCTGACAGTCGATGCGCCGCCTTTGCGACTGGCCGTGTATGCGTACCGGTCCAAGGCCGTGATGGAGGAGCGCTTCCGGCCGCTTGCCGATTACCTCGCATCGCGTCTCGGGACACGGGTGGAGCTGCACGTGCTCACCCTGGACGAACTCGAGGATGCCGCCGCACACCGTCGGATGGACATGTTGATGACCAACCCGGTGCACTATGTGCAGCTGAGGGCACGCAATCACCTGACGGGGGCCCTGGCGACGCTGGTCTCGATCGAGGACGGGGTGCCGACCGAAAGCCTCGGGGGGGTGATCATCGTGCCGGCACGCCAAGGGGCGCCGCGCACGCTCAAGGACCTCAAAGGCCGCCGCATCGGCATTCCGGGGACGCGATTCCTGGGTGGCTACGCGGCGCAGGCCTACGAGCTCGAGCAGGTGGGCATACGGGTGCCGCGTGATGTTCAGTTGGTCGACCTCGGTTCTCACGATGCCGTGGTCCATGCAGTGACCAGCGGCAGAGTGGAGGCGGGATTCATCCGCACCGGCATCTTGGAGCACATGCGCGCCGAAAGCCCGGCACTCGAAGGTGCGGTGGAGGCGATCCACGTGCAGCGGCTGGCGGAGTATCCGTACCTGGTCTCCACGCGGCTGTATCCCGAGTGGCCTTTCGTGGTGCTGCCGCACCTGCCGCGCGAGCAGGTCGCGCGCATCGCCAGCGCGCTCTACAGCCTCTCGCCCGATCATCCGGCTGCGCGGGCGGCCCTCATCGCCGGGTTCAACCCGCCGGCCGACTACCTCTCGGTGGAACAGGTGATGCGCCGCCTGCGGTTCCCGCCCTTCGACCGGGTGGGCGAGCTGAAGTGGCAGGACGTCTGGGATCGGTACCGCGCGGCGATCCTCGTGGGCTCCGGGCTCACGGTGGTGCTCGCGGGCCTCGTCGCCCTGTTGCTCGTCAAGCAGCGCCAGTTGCTGACCGAACGGGCACGCCTGGCCGAGTTGAAGAACGAGTACAAGCGGGCGGCCACGCACGACGCGCTGACGGGCCTGCCGAACCGCCTGTTGCTGCACGACCGCCTCGCGCACGCGATCGCACGCGCCAAGCGCTACCAGACGCTGGTGGCGGTGGCGTTCGTCGACCTGGACGGCTTCAAGCCCGTCAACGACCGGCTCGGCCACGATGCCGGCGATGCGTTGCTCGTCGCGCTCGCCAGGCGCATGCAGGACGCCTTGCGGGCGACGGACACGCTCGCGCGCCTCGGGGGCGACGAGTTCGTGGCCGTGCTCGCCGATCTGCCGGACCGCGAGATGGCGTTCAAGCTCGTCGATCGACTGAACGAGCTGTTGTCCCAGCCGTTCCCCCTCGCAGGCGAGGAGGTGAGGTTGTCGGCCAGCATCGGGGTCGCCTTGTACCCGGCTGACGGGGTCGACGAGGCGGATCAACTCGTGCGCCTGGCCGACCAGGCCATGTACCGCGCCAAGCGCGACGGCAAGAACCGCGTGGCGGCCGCGTTTCCCATGGCCGCCTGA
- a CDS encoding ABC transporter substrate-binding protein, whose product MHRRDWLKGAVAWGSAGLIGCSAERGVLALGVHPWPGYESLFLAEQFGWIPTAVQLRKGRRAGDSLAALAEGSLDGAAITLDEMMRARTEGLPLVAALVFNDSIGADAVLVRPEIREWSHLVGRRVAVEHSGTGELVLSKLLELSGLRRDELKVLDIPPDGQVRAWQEGRIDAAVTYEPVASRLTALGARRLLDSSAFPDLILDVLAVRRDRVAGRDEALRGLVASHFRALEHLRVSPDDALRRIAAWRGTTVEAVRRSFSGLELPGLERNHAYLSGAAPKLARTAAAVNRVLVAGGLVARGDDLKDLADGRWLPTEPVGDLR is encoded by the coding sequence GTGCACCGACGTGACTGGCTGAAAGGGGCTGTGGCCTGGGGAAGTGCAGGCTTGATCGGCTGCAGCGCCGAGCGCGGGGTGCTTGCCCTTGGCGTGCATCCCTGGCCGGGCTACGAGTCCTTGTTCCTGGCCGAGCAGTTCGGCTGGATTCCGACTGCCGTGCAGTTGCGCAAGGGGCGGCGGGCAGGCGATTCCTTGGCTGCGCTCGCTGAAGGATCGCTGGATGGGGCTGCCATCACCCTGGATGAGATGATGAGGGCCCGCACGGAAGGGCTGCCGCTGGTCGCTGCGCTGGTATTCAACGACTCCATCGGGGCGGACGCGGTGCTGGTGCGTCCCGAGATCCGTGAATGGTCCCATCTCGTCGGCCGGCGGGTGGCGGTGGAGCATTCGGGCACGGGCGAGCTGGTCCTGAGCAAACTGCTCGAACTCTCGGGTTTACGACGCGACGAACTGAAGGTGCTGGACATCCCGCCGGACGGCCAGGTGCGTGCCTGGCAAGAAGGGCGCATCGACGCGGCCGTGACCTACGAGCCGGTGGCGAGTCGCCTGACGGCCCTCGGGGCTCGGCGCCTGTTGGACAGCAGTGCGTTTCCCGACCTGATCCTGGACGTGCTCGCGGTCCGTCGGGACCGGGTGGCCGGGAGGGACGAGGCACTGCGAGGTCTCGTCGCCAGTCACTTCCGTGCCCTGGAGCACCTGCGCGTGAGCCCCGATGACGCGTTGCGCAGGATCGCGGCGTGGCGGGGAACGACGGTCGAAGCGGTGCGGCGGTCTTTCTCGGGCCTGGAATTGCCCGGTCTGGAGCGCAACCACGCTTATCTGTCCGGCGCGGCGCCGAAGCTGGCGCGTACGGCTGCGGCGGTGAACCGGGTGCTGGTGGCCGGCGGTCTCGTGGCTCGGGGCGACGATCTGAAAGACCTCGCGGACGGGCGGTGGCTGCCCACCGAGCCGGTGGGAGATCTCAGATGA